One segment of Chionomys nivalis chromosome 3, mChiNiv1.1, whole genome shotgun sequence DNA contains the following:
- the Son gene encoding protein SON isoform X3, with protein MAADIEQVFRSFVVSKFREIQQELSSGRSEGQLNGETNAPIEGSQTGDPAASARSLPNEEIVQKIEEVLSGVLDTELRYKTDLKEASRKSRCVSVQTDPTDEVPTKKSKKHKKHKNKKKKKKKEKEKKYKNQPEEAESKLKSHHDRNVDLESDSFLKFDSEPSAAVALEHPVRAFGLSEAREAPLVLEPPVGSAEAQESHVLETLKPPTKTAELSVGSTSVISEQPEQPASVMMEPSTTKSLDSFAAAPVPMSTAVLKSPEPVVTMSVEYQKSVLKSLETTPPEISKTTLVELPIAKVLEPPETLMIVSEIPTEVHPEPSPSTMDFPESSTTDALRLPEQPVEAPSEIADSSVTRPQESVEQPKTTAVELQESSVASALELPGPPATSMMELQGPPVTPVLELPGPSATPVAELSGPLSTPVPELPGPPATVVPELPGPSVTPVPQLLQELPGPPAPSVGLEPPQEVPEPPVMAQELPGVPAVSAAMELTGQPAVTVAMELTEQPVTTAEFEQPVAMTSVEHPEVTTATGLLGQPEAMVLELPGQPVATTALELSGQPSVTGVPELSGLPSATRALELSGQPVATGALELPGQLMATGALEFSGQSGAAGALELLGQPLATGVLELPGQPGAPELPGQPVATVALEISVQSVVTTSELSTMTVSQSLEVPSTTALESYNTVAQELPSTLVGETSVTVGVDPLMAQESHMLASNTMDTHMLASNTMDSQMLASNTMDSQMLASNTMDSQMLASSTMDSQMLASSTMDSQMLATSSMDSQMLATSSMDSQMLATSSMDSQMLATSSMDSQMLATSSMDSQMLATSSMDSQMLATSSMDSQMLATSSMDSQMLATSSMDSQMLASGAMDSQMLASGTMDAQMLASGTMDAQMLASSTQDSAMMGSKSPDPYRLAQDPYRLAQDPYRLGHDPYRLGHDAYRLGQDPYRLGHDPYRLTPDPYRMSPRPYRIAPRSYRIAPRPYRLAPRPLMLASRRSMMMSYAAERSMMSSYERSMMSYERSMMSPMAERSMMSAYERSMMSAYERSMMSPMAERSMMSAYERSMMSAYERSMMSPMADRSMMSMGADRSMMSSYSAADRSMMSSYSAADRSMMSSYTDRSMMSMAADSYTDSYTDSYTEAYMVPPLPPEEPPTMPPLPPEEPPMTPPLPPEEPPEGPALSGEQSVLTAENTWSTEVTLPTEESISQPEPPVSQSEISEPLAVPANYSVSESETSMLAPEAIMTVPESAQEPESSVIPTPVESAVVAEHEMVTERPVTYMVSEATISAEQTVLSEPSVMSETSETYDSVRPSGHAISEVSMSLLEPAVTISQSAENSLELPSMAVPAPPTMTTPESPAVAVPELSAVANQELPIMVVPETPTVAVSEPPAVTAPDPSAMTTPELSSMSVLEPPVAVPEVPALADPEHATTAGSGGSSLEPSVPILEPAVSVVQPVMVVSEPCVPVQEPTVAISEPAVTVSEHSQVISPEMALEPSPPIVESSVFSSHVIKERNLLSGDQSFGPEVGMQEILLHSGEEPHDGGHLKSDLYENEYDRNTDLTINSHLIAKDDTVCSAAIGSVGEASEEKIMPVEAKEVTELDTCPAVSEADAGRSLSSQLALEPDTAGTSKGLEFVTASVPSLDSKYDGDVSLTTQDTEHDMVISTSPSGGSEADIEGPLPAKDIHLDLPSANLVCKDTEDSLPIKESDQTVAVALSPKESSEDKEVPPPNKETVPDSGYPANIDEINEADLVRPLLPKDMERLTSLRAGIEGPLLASEVERDRLAASPVVISIPERASESSSEEKDDYEIFVKVKDTHEKSKKNKNRDKGEKEKKRDSSLRSRSKRSKSSEHKSRKRTSESRSRARKRSSKSKSHRSQTRSRSRSRRRRRSSRSRSKSRGRRSVSKEKRKRSPKHRSKSRERKRKRSSSRDNRKTVRARSRTPSRRSRSHTPSRRRRSRSVGRRRSFSISPSRRSRTPSRRSRTPSRRSRTPSRRSRTPSRRSRTPSRRSRTPSRRRRSRSVVRRRSFSISPVRLRRSRTPLRRRFSRSPLRRKRSRSSERGRSPKRLTDLDKAQLLEIAKANAAAMCAKAGVPLPPNLKPAPPPTIEEKVAKKSGGATIEELTEKCKQIAQSKEDDDVIVNKPHVSDEEEEEPPFYHHPFKLSEPKPIFFNLNIAAAKPTPPKSQVTLTKEFPVSSGSQHRKKEADSVYGEWVPVEKNGEENKDDDNVFSSSLPSEPVDISTAMSERALAQKRLSENAFDLEAMSMLNRAQERIDAWAQLNSIPGQFTGSTGVQVLTQEQLANTGAQAWIKKGQILVAVFLPRSVPAVLFTTLLLPRPRISF; from the exons ATGGCGGCCGACATCGAGCAGGTTTTTAGGTCTTTCGTGGTCAGTAAATTCCGGGAAATACAACAGGAGCTTTCCAG CGGAAGGAGTGAAGGCCAGCTGAATGGTGAAACAAATGCACCCATTGAAGGAAGCCAGACAGGTGACCCAGCTGCCTCTGCAAGGAGTCTCCCAAATGAAGAAATAGTGCAGAAGATAGAGGAAGTCCTTTCTGGGGTCTTAGACACAGAACTACGATATAAAACAG ACTTGAAGGAGGCCTCCAGAAAAAGTAGATGTGTATCTGTACAAACAGATCCTACTGATGAAGTTCCTACCAAAAAGTCAAAGAAGCataaaaagcacaaaaacaaaaagaagaaaaagaagaaagaaaaggaaaaaaaatataaaaaccaaccAGAAGAAGCTGAGTCCAAGTTGAAATCTCATCATGACAGGAATGTTGATCTAGAGTCTGATTCCTTTTTAAAGTTCGATTCTGAACCTTCAGCAGCAGTGGCACTGGAACACCCTGTGAGAGCATTTGGCTTATCTGAGGCCCGTGAAGCCCCTTTAGTGCTAGAACCTCCGGTAGGATCAGCGGAGGCTCAGGAGTCACACGTTTTAGAGACTCTGAAGCCTCCTACAAAAACTGCAGAGCTGTCTGTTGGATCTACATCAGTAATCTCAGAGCAACCTGAGCAGCCTGCGTCAGTTATGATGGAACCCTCAACGACCAAGAGTCTGGATTCCTTTGCAGCAGCACCGGTGCCTATGTCAACAGCGGTGCTGAAGTCACCTGAGCCCGTTGTAACAATGTCAGTGGAGTATCAGAAGTCTGTGCTGAAATCTTTGGAGACTACGCCTCCAGAGATATCAAAGACCACGCTGGTAGAGCTTCCCATAGCAAAAGTGCTTGAGCCACCAGAAACCCTCATGATAGTATCAGAGATACCTACTGAGGTGCACCCTGAACCAAGCCCATCAACAATGGATTTTCCAGAGTCATCTACAACTGATGCACTAAGATTGCCAGAGCAGCCTGTTGAAGCACCGTCGGAGATTGCAGATTCATCCGTGACAAGACCTCAGGAGTCAGTGGAGCAGCCTAAGACCACAGCGGTGGAGCTGCAGGAGTCGTCGGTGGCCTCAGCCCTGGAGTTGCCGGGGCCACCTGCGACCTCCATGATGGAGTTGCAGGGGCCCCCTGTGACTCCAGTGCTGGAGTTGCCTGGGCCCTCTGCCACCCCGGTGGCAGAGTTGTCAGGGCCCCTTTCCACCCCAGTGCCTGAGTTGCCAGGGCCCCCTGCGACAGTAGTGCCTGAGTTGCCGGGGCCCTCTGTGACACCAGTGCCACAGTTGTTGCAGGAATTGCCAGGGCCTCCAGCACCATCCGTGGGGTTGGAGCCACCACAGGAGGTACCAGAGCCACCTGTGATGGCACAGGAGTTGCCAGGGGTGCCTGCAGTGTCAGCGGCAATGGAATTGACAGGGCAGCCTGCAGTAACAGTAGCAATGGAGTTGACCGAACAGCCTGTGACGACGGCAGAGTTCGAGCAGCCCGTGGCGATGACATCGGTGGAACATCCTGAGGTGACAACAGCAACAGGGTTGCTGGGGCAGCCGGAGGCGATGGTGCTGGAGTTGCCAGGACAACCAGTGGCAACCACAGCTCTGGAGTTGTCTGGGCAGCCTTCAGTGACTGGGGTGCCAGAGTTGTCGGGGCTGCCTTCGGCAACTAGGGCACTGGAGTTGTCAGGGCAGCCTGTGGCAACTGGGGCACTGGAGTTGCCTGGGCAGCTCATGGCAACTGGGGCACTGGAGTTTTCAGGGCAGTCTGGGGCAGCTGGAGCCCTGGAGCTTTTGGGGCAGCCCCTGGCAACAGGGGTGCTGGAGTTACCAGGGCAGCCTGGGGCGCCAGAGTTGCCTGGGCAGCCTGTGGCAACTGTGGCGCTGGAGATCTCTGTTCAGTCTGTGGTGACAACATCGGAGCTGTCAACGATGACCGTGTCGCAGTCTCTGGAGGTGCCCTCGACGACAGCGCTGGAATCCTATAATACGGTAGCACAGGAGCTGCCTTCTACATTGGTGGGGGAGACTTCTGTAACAGTAGGAGTGGATCCCTTGATGGCCCAAGAATCCCATATGTTAGCTTCTAACACCATGGATACCCATATGTTAGCATCCAACACCATGGACTCCCAAATGCTAGCATCCAACACTATGGATTCTCAGATGCTAGCATCTAATACCATGGATTCGCAGATGTTAGCATCTAGCACCATGGACTCCCAGATGTTAGCCTCTAGCACAATGGACTCCCAGATGTTAGCAACTAGCTCCATGGACTCCCAGATGTTAGCAACCAGCAGTATGGACTCCCAGATGTTAGCAACCAGTTCCATGGACTCCCAGATGTTAGCAACCAGCAGTATGGACTCCCAGATGTTAGCAACCAGCTCCATGGACTCCCAGATGTTAGCGACCAGCAGTATGGACTCCCAGATGTTAGCGACCAGCAGTATGGACTCCCAGATGTTAGCAACCAGCAGTATGGACTCCCAGATGTTAGCAACCAGTTCCATGGACTCCCAAATGTTAGCATCTGGTGCTATGGATTCTCAAATGCTAGCTTCTGGCACCATGGATGCTCAGATGTTAGCATCTGGTACTATGGATGCCCAAATGTTAGCATCTAGTACCCAAGATTCTGCTATGATGGGTTCAAAATCTCCTGATCCTTACAGATTAGCTCAGGATCCTTACAGATTAGCTCAGGATCCCTATAGGTTGGGTCATGACCCCTATAGGTTAGGGCATGATGCTTACCGGTTAGGACAGGACCCCTATAGGTTAGGCCATGATCCCTACAGACTAACTCCTGATCCCTATAGGATGTCACCCAGACCATACAGAATAGCACCCAGGTCCTATAGAATAGCACCTAGGCCATACAGATTAGCACCCAGACCCTTGATGTTAGCATCTAGACGTTCTATGATGATGTCCTATGCTGCAGAACGTTCCATGATGTCATCTTATGAGCGCTCTATGATGTCTTACGAACGCTCCATGATGTCTCCCATGGCTGAGCGCTCTATGATGTCAGCCTATGAGCGCTCTATGATGTCAGCTTATGAGCGCTCCATGATGTCACCTATGGCTGAGCGCTCTATGATGTCAGCTTACGAACGCTCTATGATGTCAGCTTACGAACGCTCCATGATGTCCCCTATGGCTGATCGATCTATGATGTCCATGGGTGCTGACCGGTCCATGATGTCATCGTACTCTGCAGCTGACCGATCTATGATGTCATCATACTCTGCAGCTGACCGATCTATGATGTCATCTTACACTGATCGATCAATGATGTCTATGGCAGCTGATTCTTATACTGATTCTTACACTGATTCCTATACGGAGGCATATATGGTgcctcctttgcctcctgaagAGCCCCCAACAATGCCACCATTACCACCTGAGGAACCACCAATGACGCCACCATTACCTCCTGAGGAACCACCAGAGGGTCCGGCATTATCCGGTGAACAGTCGGTATTAACAGCTGAGAATACTTGGTCTACAGAGGTGACATTACCTACTGAAGAATCTATATCACAGCCTGAGCCTCCTGTGAGTCAAAGTGAGATTTCAGAGCCTTTGGCAGTACCTGCTAATTATTCAGTATCCGAATCTGAGACTTCAATGTTAGCACCAGAGGCTATTATGACTGTTCCAGAATCTGCACAGGAACCAGAGTCTTCAGTCATACCAACACCAGTTGAGTCTGCTGTTGTAGCAGAACATGAAATGGTTACAGAGAGACCAGTGACTTACATGGTTTCTGAGGCTACCATATCAGCTGAACAAACTGTGCTATCAGAGCCTTCTGTTATGTCGGAGACATCGGAAACATATGATTCCGTGAGACCATCAGGACATGCTATTTCAGAGGTATCTATGTCCCTCCTGGAGCCAGCAGTAACTATTTCACAGTCAGCAGAGAACAGTCTGGAGCTTCCGTCCATGGCTGTCCCAGCACCTCCCACTATGACTACCCCAGAATCTCCTGCTGTTGCCGTCCCAGAACTTTCAGCTGTGGCCAACCAAGAACTTCCCATTATGGTTGTTCCAGAAACCCCCACTGTGGCTGTCTCAGAACCTCCTGCTGTGACTGCCCCAGACCCTTCTGCTATGACTACTCCAGAactttcctccatgtctgtcttaGAACCTCCTGTGGCTGTCCCAGAGGTTCCAGCTTTGGCTGACCCAGAGCATGCTACAACTGCAGGGTCAGGTGGTTCTTCCCTGGAGCCTTCTGTGCCTATCTTGGAACCAGCAGTATCAGTCGTTCAACCTGTTATGGTTGTTTCAGAACCATGTGTTCCTGTCCAGGAACCTACTGTGGCCATTTCAGAACCTGCTGTCACAGTTTCAGAGCATAGTCAAGTAATATCCCCGGAGATGGCTTTAGAGCCTTCACCACCAATAGTGGAGTCCAGTGTTTTTTCATCACATGTcataaaagaaaggaatttaCTTTCTGGTGATCAAAGTTTTGGTCCAGAGGTTGGCATGCAGGAGATTCTGTTGCATTCAGGTGAAGAGCCACATGATGGAGGGCACTTGAAAAGTGACTTGTATGAAAATGAATATGACAGAAATACAGACCTTACTATAAACAGTCATTTAATTGCTAAAGATGATACAGTGTGTTCCGCTGCCATTGGTTCTGTTGGTGAAGCAAGTGAAGAGAAAATCATGCCTGTTGAGGCTAAGGAAGTCACAGAATTGGATACCTGTCCTGCTGTCAGTGAAGCTGATGCGGGAAGAAGCCTATCTTCTCAACTAGCTCTGGAACCAGATACAGCGGGAACTAGTAAGGGGTTGGAATTTGTTACAGCATCTGTTCCCAGTTTAGATAGTAAATATGATGGTGATGTATCTTTAACCACTCAAGATACTGAACATGACATGGTAATTTCCACCAGCCCTAGTGGTGGCAGTGAAGCTGACATAGAGGGACCTTTGCCTGCTAAGGACATTCATCTTGATTTACCATCAGCAAATCTTGTTTGTAAGGATACAGAAGACTCATTGCCCATAAAAGAGAGTGACCAGACAGTAGCAGTTGCTCTTAGCCCTAAAGAAAGCAGTGAAGATAAAGAAGTACCTCCTCCCAATAAAGAAACAGTTCCTGATTCAGGATATCCTGCCAACATTGATGAGATTAACGAAGCTGACTTAGTGAGACCATTACTTCCTAAGGACATGGAACGTCTTACAAGCCTTAGAGCTGGCATTGAAGGACCTTTACTTGCAAGTGAAGTTGAACGGGACAGATTGGCTGCCAGTCCAGTTGTAATTAGTATACCAGAAAGAGCCTCAGAGTCGTCTTCAGAGGAAAAGGATGACTATGAAATTTTTGTCAAAGTTAAGGACACACatgaaaaaagcaagaaaaataaaaaccgtGACAAAggtgaaaaagagaagaaaagggactCTTCATTAAGGTCTCGGAGTAAGCGATCCAAGTCTTCTGAACATAAGTCACGCAAGCGTACCAGTGAGTCTCGTTCTAGAGCAAGGAAGAGGTCATCTAAGTCCAAGTCTCATCGTTCTCAAACACGTTCACGATCACGTTCAAGACGCAGGAGGAGGAGTAGCAGATCAAGATCTAAGTCTAGAGGAAGGCGGtctgtatcaaaagagaaacGCAAAAGATCTCCAAAGCACAGGTCCAAGTccagggaaaggaaaaggaaaagatcaAGCTCCCGGGACAACCGCAAAACAGTTCGGGCTCGGAGTCGAACTCCAAGTCGGCGCAGTCGGAGTCACACTCCTAGTCGTCGGAGAAGGTCCAGATCTGTTGGTAGAAGGAGGAGTTTCAGCATTTCCCCGAGCCGCAGGAGCCGCACCCCCAGCCGCAGGAGCCGCACCCCCAGCCGAAGGAGCCGCACCCCCAGCCGCAGGAGCCGCACCCCCAGCCGCAGGAGCCGAACCCCCAGCCGAAGGAGCCGCACCCCCAGCCGCAGGAGAAGATCAAGGTCTGTGGTAAGAAGACGAAGCTTCAGTATATCACCAGTCAGATTGAGGCGATCAAGAACACCTTTGAGAAGAAGGTTTAGTAGATCTCCCCTTCGTCGTAAAAGatccaggtcttctgaaagaggcAGATCACCCAAACGTCTAACAGATTTGG ATAAGGCTCAATTACTTGAGATAGCCAAAGCTAATGCAGCTGCCATGTGTGCTAAGGCTGGTGTTCCTTTACCACCAAACCTAAAGCCTGCCCCTCCACCtacaatagaagagaaagttgctAAGAAGTCTGGAGGAGCTACCATAGAAGAACTAACGGAG aaatgcaaacagATTGCACAGAGTAAAGAAGACGATGATGTAATAGTGAATAAACCTCATGTTTcggatgaagaggaagaagaacctCCTTTTTATCACCATCCCTTTAAACTCAGTGAACCCAAGCCTATCTTTTTCAATCTGAAT ATTGCTGCAGCAAAACCAACTCCAccaaaaagccaagtaacattaACAAAGGAGTTTCCTGTGTCATCTGGATCTCAGCATCGGAAAAAAGAAGCCGATAGTGTTTATGGAGAATGGGTTCCTGTAGAGAAAAATGGTGAAGAAAACAAGGATGACGATAATGTTTTCAGCAGCAGCTTGCCCTCAGAG